The genomic stretch GTGGATTTGGAGGTGGCGGAATATTATGGTATTCGAAAAAGCGGATAAAAATCTCATTGATCCCATACGACTCTTGCACCATCAATTTGACATGTCAAAGAGAGCTTTCGACCCGTTTTCGTTATTCATTCCAACCCCAGGAGAGTCACGGGTGGCGCGATATATCAGATGGAATCCACCTCCTCACGGATGGGTTGTCCTCAACACAGATGGCGCCTCTAAAGGCAACCCTTGTTCAGCCGGGTGCGGGGGCTTATGTCGTGATGATACAGATAATTTTGTCACATGCTTCTTCTCTTGCAGAGTTTGCACTTCATTGCGGGCCGAAATGAGGGCACTTGTGACGGGTATGGAACAAGCTGGACGTATGGGATTAACTAAGGTTTTAGTTCATATGGATAATAAAAATTTCGTCGATCTTGTTCGAGAGGAAAAATTGCTTAGCAAAAATCTTCGTCCCTTGGTTCATCGATGCAAGCAGCTTATCGAGATGGATAGTTGGACAATCTATATCGATCATGTGTTTCGAGAAGCAAATAGAGCAGCGGATTGGCTAGCTAATGTGGGAGTTTATTCCTCTACAGATACGTCATTCTTTGATACTCCACCAGAAGGCCTTCGCTCGATTCTTAGAGAAGATTTATTGGGGGTCGCTTTTCCCCGTAGTGTTCCTAGCTAAGTAGTTGTTTTATTTCGGGGCTTCGCCCCTCTTAAGCACCAAAAAATATAGTATTGAACTACAAccattactgtaacacccccatcatTAACATCCCCTAACAATCTCCAATGTCAACCATtcaccaacaacaagaacaattaaCCATACAAGTATGACATTAAATTCATACAACAACCAATTCATGCTCATAACTTCATTAATTCATCTTCTCTTCTTTTAATTcttattaacatgttataatgcaagatAATTAACACTAGAACAATTCACCATACTTATTCTTCCCAAAATCATCCTGAGACCACAATATGTACAAACCCTAATCATCccaaacatgttataatgcaactaatatgaaataaatggTATTAATGGTATTAAATGCACAATTAACTACTCATATCACCATAGCTAAGTAGGAAAACTCTACCTTGAGCTTATCTCCACAAATCCACAAGTTACCCCTAATTTAACCCCTTGAATTCTTACAACATAATTAAGTAAGGAGTAATCTACTAGCTAAATAAGGTTGTTAAGACAAGATAGAAGAGAAGAGGAAGTGTAGATCCACTTACAACAAGGAGGAAAGGCTAAGGAGGCAAGAATCTTCTTTAGAAAAAATAGAGttcttgagaggatttgatggtcGAGAGTTTAGAGAAGTTGGGGAAGTTCAGAGAGTGGTGAATAGTGTTTGAGAAGGGTTTTGGTGTGGGAAATATGAAGTGATAGGGTTATGAAAGCGACATCTCACCAAATATTTTCCCGTATAAAACTCACTCggccggcactcggtcgagtggaagcccactcgatcgagtggaggcttcactcggtcgagtggatactcgaccgagtaaccgagTTTCCAGGCCTTCCAACATATTGCAATGGAGTACTCGGtcttccactcggtcgagtggagctgcactcgaccgagtgggttctTTATTTGGTCTAGTTATTGCTTAaataaatacgaggtattacaattACTATAGCTCTTAGCTATATTATTTTTGGggtattctctcgtgtacccctgaactttttcggtttctatggtgtacccctcgtttttcacaaaacaattttgaccgacaataattctctgttacgagttcagaaaatgatatttttttttttcaaaccaattatctcgtcaaggccttcaatttgaaaaaaaaattcaccgctttttgaacatgtAGCCGGTAGgtatggttggtcaaacattttttaacgaataaactttgaccgaccataattcccgactacgagttgaaACGTCGGTGATTTTTTTTAAAACGGAAGACCttttaaagacggtcaatttgaaaaaaaaagtttatcgtattctaaacttgtagccaagagttattgacggttaaagtttttttgcatgaaaagaggAGTATATCGtagaaaatgaaaaaattgaggggtacacgagagaatatcccagtATTTTTTCTtctattataataataaaatataccTAGTTTAAGTGTTAAAACCGAGAATTCCGTAGCAGGGATATATAAAGTAGAAAAATTGAAGCATGAGttggtcaaaggtttgaagcagaAATAGACTTGGAATGTTGAAAGAGCGTTAAGAATGAGTATGAAATGGTCTAAGAAGTCGACATCAAACCCTCCAATCATGAATCATCCGTCAACATGATCAAGTATACATATATGACTTATGTTATTAGTAATAATACAGACTTTGTGATCAACTCATCACCTCACCTCACCTCACCTCACCTCTGTAAGCATTTTAATCTCTTCTCTACTCCATTATTGTCTTAATCATTTTATTACGGAGTACATCACAATTCTTACTCTTTTGTCTTCATATCTCATGGTTTTGCTCTTTTTAATTCATTACATCTTCCCAatttgtatgtatgtatgtatgtatgtactcTTGTTTATCTCGTATGTATATGTGATTTTGAATACTTATGTTGTTTCATTTGTTGAATTAGTCTCCTTCAACCTTGGGATTTGATATTAGTCCCCGTTTGACAAAAATCAAGGAATATAATTATGAGTTACAAGGGTGAAGGAGGGGGTTTCTAATCCTGTGACTTATCTTATCTTATCTGTTCTACGGAGTACTATTTATAATTATCAGAAATAGGACCATTAATTTGGAATGAAATTTAAGGAAAAAGTGTGGAATGGAAAGAGTAGCCCTTTTTTGGTAAATGAGTTGGAAACATTTGTCCTGTCTCACtgcgtcttgcttcagacgggCTTTTTTGGGGGTCTTTTACCAAAATAATCATTTTGTCAAAATTAATTCCCAAACTAACCATATTGTAAAACTATTTGCAAAAATGACAATATCCAATTTCAAAGTAAAATAAATAAACATCTTCCTTCCCTGCAACCTATTGTTTCCCAGCCTCCATTTCTCATATCCATCTTCTGTATATTAAGCATAGTTACATCTCTACCTATACGACGAATACGATTATTCTACTACCAGTAGAGAGTACGTAGCTTAGTTATTAATAGAATAGAATAAATTAACTTGGCTATGTGCGATATAGTTAACTTAAGTTTTGGATTTCTTTTTCATTTAGTGGTGTGTACTGTGTAGTATAATAGAAAAGAAAAATATCAGCAAAAATTTGGGTGTAATTCTAGATTTGTGTTGTGCAAAAGTATATAGACTGGAACATTGGAGAAGTAGAAAATTACGTACATGTAAAATGATTGGAAAGGCGCATATACCAACAGCAATATACTCATTCCCGATCGACATCCCTCTTTCGGGAATTAGGATCGCGGAAGTTTTAAACTTTTAGCCTATAAGTGAAGTTGGTAAATTTTGTGACAACAAAAGTTGTCAAACATACCGTCTTCTGACGGTATTGTTGATTGGCGATTATAAGTTAACTACcttgctgccaaaaaaaaaaaaaaaaaaagttaactaGCTAGTATCTTGTAGTCGATACGAGTGGGCAGCGATTTTAGTTATTGTCATGTGTAGTGGACTAATGGCTCATGAAAGTGTCCTACGAAATGTTGAGGTTGTTGAGCGTGGACTTGTGGAGGTAGGGATAAACGAAAGACATAATTTGTAATAATggttagttttgaaaataattttataaaatggCTAATTTGGTAAATAGTTTGACAAAAGACCCcttttttggtctgaaataataagacgggattttgtaaccattttactGTTAAATGTGACCACTATTGAAAAACCAGTTATCATAAGCTGTAACACTGTCTATAccattacaacaacaacaacaacatcagagccttaatcccaaaatgatttggggtcggctgacatgaatcatcctttcgaaccgtccatgggtgaacgcacgcctcaaaatgcgaataaaaaaagggaaaatgaaaaacaaaaaggaagaatgaaaatgtaatggaaagtcaaggtaaacttaggggttttaaaatcgaattctggatttcttttataaaaacttaaaatttaaatcgagagaaaagattaaaacgatttttaaaaaacGAAATAGAATTAATGATTCGGAATGAACcaagtaaaatctataagaaagtggttggtaaaaaaaatgtaataaaggagaaaagaataaataatttaatttttttaaattaaataaaaaaaacactaaatatgtcaaaagaaacatcaaatactaaacaTCCAcctgtatcctttccctccactgcctataccattgtggttacatttaactataaaatggtcacatattccgtctgaaaaataagacgaaaagtgtccgtctgaaacaagaatttgtggtcATGTCTATGTTACGGAGTACTATTTATTTTGCATATAATGTAAAGCCTATTTGggattttctttattttttccaatttttagtGTTGTCTTTACTTTTTCACTCCAAAGTGTGTACTAGATGAGGATGGCAATCGGTGGTTCCAATTATTGGGTACGCGTTCACTGACTACAATTAGAGTTCATTGAACTTGTAGTTGCTCATGAATTGCTTCATACGAAACCATGAGTGCTAGGTAGACATTCTTGGTTTCTAGCCTCCTCAGTCCATGTGACTTCCCGTGAATTGCATCAGTTTTCATAAACGAACTGTAAATGTGTCGTGTAGGCACATTCTACGGCATAGGGCATCTTGATTTGTAATTATGCTCATATTTACGTTGTCATGATAATCTACTTGTCTGATGCTCATCTAAAGTTGTGATAGAGAGCACTAGGGGTAATCGACTTAATCATCTACGTTGCACAATGTTGCTTTTGTTATTGCTTTTGTTTCACAATGTTGCTACATTTTATTCAGCTCTTGGTGTTTGATTGTGTCACAGGTAGAATTATGGTGGATGCAGTGGTCACAGTCTTTTTGGAGAAACTCCTCAACGCCCTTGAAAATGAGGGGCGTATTCTATTTGGTTATGGGGATCACTTTCAAAAACTACGTAGTGAACTTCAGTATATGAGAAGTTTTCTAAAGGATGCGGAGAGGCTTAAACGAAAAAATGAGACCCTAAGATGTGCCTTGGCTGATTTAAGGGAACTGGTTTATGAAGCTGAAGACATACTAGCCGATTGCGAGCTCCTGTCAAATAGGACTAATTTAGGAAACGGTTACTTTCTAACCAAAGTCCGAGCCAAATACCATATGACAAAGCGACTGGGGCAAATCAATGAGAGGATAACGGGCATTAAAGAAAAGATCACATCGTATGTTGGGCCCCAACTCATTTCCGAGTCACGGGATGGTAGTTCGCATGAAGAAGGGCAGTCCAGATGGAGTTCTCCAGTTTATGATCATACCCAGGTGGTGGGGCTAGAAGGTGACACTATAAAGCTCAAAGAGTGGTTATTCCAAGCAGATGACGGCTTACTATCCATTGGAATTGTTGGTATGGGTGGGTTGGGGAAGACTACACTCGCTCAAACTGTGTTTAATGATAAAGAAATGGAGCACCATTTTGAGAAGAGGATCTGGGTCTCGGTGTCACAGACGTTCACTGAAGAACAGATTCTCAGGAGCATTTTAAGAAACCTTGGAGATGCCAATATTGGGGATGATCTTGGCGATTTACTAAAGAGGATAAACCATCACCTCTTAGGTAAGAGATTTCTGATTGTTATGGACGATGTTTGGTGTGAGGACACTTCATGGTGGCTAAAAATATATGAAGGGTTGCCCAAAGGTAGTGGAAGTTGTGTCATTGTCACGACTAGAAATGAGGGTGTTGCTAGGAAGATGAGAGTCCAGGAAGCAAGGATTCACCGTCCTAAAGTTCTTTGCGAGAGTGATAGCTGGTTGCTTTTCTGCAATGTTGCATTTGCTAATAATAATGGAAATTGTACGTCAGAAGATCTTGAGAGTATAGGGAAGGAACTTGTCTCCAAGTGTAGGGGTCTCCCTCTTGCTATTAAGGCAGTTGGCGGAATGATGTTATGTAAGAGACCATATTATCATGAATGGAAAAGAATTGCAGATCATTTTCGAGATGAATTAGCTGACAACGATAGTTCTGTAATGGCTTCCTTACAATTAAGCTATGATGAGCTTCCTTCTTACTTGAAGTCGTGTTTTCTCTCTCTTTCGATATATCCTGAGGATTGTGAAATAAGCAAAGACCAGTTAACCCGTTGGTGGGTTGGAGAGGGGTTCGTACCTGTGAGAAATGGTAGGCTATCAACTGAAGCTGGTGAAAATTGCTTTTCTGGATTGACAAATAGATGTTTGGTTGAAGTGGTGGAATGGGATTACAATGGAAAGATAGCGACGTGTAAAGTCCATGACATGGTTCGAGACCTGGTAATCAAGATTGCTAATGATGACACTTTTGCGGGATTAAGCACTGCTGATTGTCGTCACTTTGGCATCAACACTAACATTGGTCAAAACCAGCATATCACAGTTAGCCAAAAGTTAAGGGCTTTGATATCAACTGTCAAAAGCGGTGAAGTGAACAAAATTGATACAAATACAGGAAATAAGTTGTGTGATTTTCGCTACTTGCGTGTTTTGGACATGTCTAAATCAGTCTTTAAAATGTCTATTGGAGCCTTACTTGACAAGGTTGGTTGTTTAAAGCACTTGACATGCTTGAACTTAAGCAACACCCATCCACTAACTCAACTTCCTCAGTCACTCGAGAAACTCCATCGCCTTCAGATTTTGGATTTGAGTTACTGCCAGAGCCTGAAATCTCTTCCTCCATTTCTCATGAATTTCAACAACATAGTCGTGTTAGATGTTAGTCACTGTGGGTCCCTTGAATGTCTCCCGAGAAACCTTGAGTCCCTCACAAAGCTTCAAGTCTTATTAGGTTTCAAGCCTGCTAGATCGGGTAAAGTCGGTTCTAGCCTATCTGACTTGAGAAAGTTAAGTCAACTACGGACACTGGAATTGCAACTGACTCGAGCagatgaaatcagtgatggtgAGACTGATGCATTGACTGGACTGAAAGAACTGCAGAGCTTAACTATAAACTGTTTTAACAGCTTTGAGAAAGAGCTGGTCAACAAACTCGAGAAACTCCATCCACCAAACAACCTCCATGAGTTGTCTCTGAAATTCTACCCAGGGAAAACCAGCCCGAAATGGCTTAACCCGGCTTCTCTGCCTATGCTGAGTTACCTATCTATAACAGGGGGAAACCTGGCGAGTTTCGAAGAGACGTTCTGGGCATGTGGTAACTTTTCATGGAAAATTGAAGGTTTGAAGTTGGATTCATTATCGCATTTGCGTATGGATTGGGAGACAACCAAGGGAGTGATGCCGGCCTTGAGGATTGTCCATGCTCATTGGTGTCCTCAACTGAAGTTTTTCCCAATAGAAGGAGTTGGCTTTAGAGGAGGAGCTTGGAAGCAAGAACACAAGATTGCGTTATGATTGAAATTTTAAAATATTACCAAGTGCTGCACTCGAGACTGCAATATTTGAATATACTACTcctatatatattgtgtttgaaTTTATACTGTACCTATTTGATTGTTTAAATGATTGTGTGAACGTTTTTCTTGGATGTACCAAAAAGGTTTACAAAAATATGTGCCAAGTATATAATGGAAATAATAGTTTTTTTGTTTCGCCTATTCAGTGGCATTTTATTTTTTCAACAACGGAGTTTATTGTATGTCGGGTTATATTATTGTCGTATTGGGCCTAGCCGCCTAGGTTAAGTAACCTAGGACGTCGTATGTATTCCTATAAATACGTTTATATGATTAATGAGAAAGTCAAGTGGTTCAGAGAGAAAAACCCCAAAAGGGGTATCAATGCATTAAGTGAGAATCGAGAGTAACAAAACGTTCAATCGCATTATCCGCCCGATACTTTCTACCTACTTGCCACGGCCTGATATGGGCAAGCTCATGGGCAACCCGATTAGCATTCCTACCAAACCGGCCTCTGCCACGCTAGTCCCCACAACACTACACCATCCTCATCCCTACACACCACTCCCAAACCGGTACCCACTCCCTCCTTCGTTCCGGCATCTACATTTATTTTAACCCAACCATTTTCCGGCCTTCTCCATCCCTTTGCAGCATCTCCGCTCCTAATTCTTTGAAACCGGTACCCACTAGATCCCACACTTAGCATCTCCGCTCCTAATTCTTTCACCCGCCGCACCACATCGAGAACTTTATTTCGACACTCCCAAATCGCCCAACAGCCTAGCATAAAATCTATTCTATCAGAAACTCAAGTCGTTCTATTTTATCTTGAGTCGTAATCTTAACAAGTTGTCACTCAATTCTACTGATTTTGAAAGCCCATAGAggactattttttttttggtcttattgagaatataaatgaatgaattttttttttttttggatatttTACAGTGTACCCCtgagtttttcggttttctatgttgtGCCCCTCCTTTTTTTAATTCTACATTATACCCCTAAACTTCTTCCTTATTTCTCCATCATAACCTCGTTTAACTCTTCGttaactttatcactatcaaacGACCGTACTTTCACCTTTATTCCGACTATTAATGTTGTATCTCCATTTTATATGAGAAACAGATAACCTTTAATAAGCACCAACTACTATAAAAAAAACATCTGTTATGATTCATGACATGATAATGGAGATTTTTTGAACTTTTAATTAGTTTCATATACTATTTCTTTGGTTAATAAGTAATTCGGCGAACTAATAAGTAAATGAGTAGGTTATTGAGTAACTGGAATGATAAATAGACGATTTAATAGGTCATTTAAGAAACTAAGTTGGCAATGACAATAAATAAGGTCATGTTATAGACTAATGTATAGAGTTTAGGGGTATACCATGGAATATAAAAAAAAGGAGGGGTACAACGTAGAAATCCGAAAACCACAAGGGTACACGGTAGAATATCCCTTTTTTTTCTGAGTGGAATATAAATGACTTTGATATCTTCTCTTGCCCACCATTTTTTTTCTAACTACTTTATGTCGGTAACTACTTTAAGTGTGGCCACGGGAATTTCATTTTTGGTGGGCAGGCCTGAAATTATCAAAGACGGTTCACTTGGCTTTGGATTTCTATTGGTTGCTTAAATTCAAGCACTGGTGGGCCTCTACTAAATTTTGGGGAATTAATTACTCTCTCTCCACATTTGCTGATATTTTctttttaatttccgtctttagaTATAGTTGTTATTTATTCCGTGTAAATATTCTACCGACTAAAAAAATCTACATTCCAAAATCTATTtacaaaacaaaattacaataaatttcTATGATAGCTTGACAAAAGATTAGAAATTACAAGTTATGTCGAGCATGTTTGGCCTCGATtctcaaaaatgagtttttgtttttcaagcttaatttttcaaaagtgtttttcaaaagcagaaACAACAAATAGTTGCTTCTATTTCTATGGGCAAAAATATAGATTTTTAGCTTTTAAGaatttttgtttaacttttagaaaactatgtgtttggccaaaaagtgtttttgagtccaaaaacacttttacaaactagGACAAACACACACGTCGACCCCTACCAAAATTTCACGAATTAATTCTCTCGGAAATAGAGAAATTCAGATATTGGTGTTAATCGGTCTAAATAACGTCTAATGATTCTGGCTGCTAATAcaaaaatgatatttaaaatctaaactcgaaaaaataaataaaattacattattacgaaataaaatattacaaattacataaataaaatctaaaaatcataaattaaATTAGAGACAGATAAATACAAATTACAATTCGTTAGATTCATCAAATATTGGACGACATTTGCTTCCATTTTGTTTTGCTTTACATCAAGATgagaaaaataaaatacaataatgtaaaaaataaaataaaataaaaaaccaaataattaaaacaaaaatgaaaaaatataaAAGATCTCTCAGATTGGTA from Silene latifolia isolate original U9 population chromosome 2, ASM4854445v1, whole genome shotgun sequence encodes the following:
- the LOC141642737 gene encoding disease resistance RPP13-like protein 4, whose amino-acid sequence is MIKYTYMTYVISNNTDFVINSSPHLTSPHLCRIMVDAVVTVFLEKLLNALENEGRILFGYGDHFQKLRSELQYMRSFLKDAERLKRKNETLRCALADLRELVYEAEDILADCELLSNRTNLGNGYFLTKVRAKYHMTKRLGQINERITGIKEKITSYVGPQLISESRDGSSHEEGQSRWSSPVYDHTQVVGLEGDTIKLKEWLFQADDGLLSIGIVGMGGLGKTTLAQTVFNDKEMEHHFEKRIWVSVSQTFTEEQILRSILRNLGDANIGDDLGDLLKRINHHLLGKRFLIVMDDVWCEDTSWWLKIYEGLPKGSGSCVIVTTRNEGVARKMRVQEARIHRPKVLCESDSWLLFCNVAFANNNGNCTSEDLESIGKELVSKCRGLPLAIKAVGGMMLCKRPYYHEWKRIADHFRDELADNDSSVMASLQLSYDELPSYLKSCFLSLSIYPEDCEISKDQLTRWWVGEGFVPVRNGRLSTEAGENCFSGLTNRCLVEVVEWDYNGKIATCKVHDMVRDLVIKIANDDTFAGLSTADCRHFGINTNIGQNQHITVSQKLRALISTVKSGEVNKIDTNTGNKLCDFRYLRVLDMSKSVFKMSIGALLDKVGCLKHLTCLNLSNTHPLTQLPQSLEKLHRLQILDLSYCQSLKSLPPFLMNFNNIVVLDVSHCGSLECLPRNLESLTKLQVLLGFKPARSGKVGSSLSDLRKLSQLRTLELQLTRADEISDGETDALTGLKELQSLTINCFNSFEKELVNKLEKLHPPNNLHELSLKFYPGKTSPKWLNPASLPMLSYLSITGGNLASFEETFWACGNFSWKIEGLKLDSLSHLRMDWETTKGVMPALRIVHAHWCPQLKFFPIEGVGFRGGAWKQEHKIAL